GTAGTGGATGTCGCCCGAGAACGCGACGTTGTAGAGGCCGTCGCCGATGTGGAAGTGCGTGACGGCGCTGCCGAGGATGTGGCCCGCGTTGTGGAAGGTGAGCTTCACGTCCGGGGCCACGTCGGTCACGTCGCCGTACTCCAGCGGGATGGTGTGTTTGATCGCCTCGCGGACCTGCGCGGACTCGTACGGCGGCGTCCGGCCGTCCTTCGCCGCGACGTCGAGGTAGTCGAGGGTGAGCAGGCCCATCAGGTCGCGGGTCGGCTCCGTCGTGTAGATCGGGCCGTCGTAGCCGTACTTGAAGAGGAGCGGGACGAGCGCCGAGTGGTCGAGGTGGGCGTGCGTGAGGATGACCGCGTCGAGCGTCGCCGCGCCCGCGCCGAGCGCCTCGGGGACTTGGAGGTACGGGACCTCGCCCTCGGCTCCGGGCTTGTCGCCGCAGTCGATGAGGATCCGGGTCTCGGGCGTCGAGAGGATGAAGGCGGCGCGGCCGACCTCGCGGCAGCAGCCGAGCGTCGTGATCCGGACCCACTCGTCGTCGGACATCTCCTCGCGGTGGATCTGCCGGCCGACGCGTTCGAGGATGTCGCGGCGCTCCTCGCGCTCGTTCTTCAGGAAGCCGCGCACGTTCGAGACGGTGGAGGACTCGATCGGCGGCGTCCGAACGACCTCGGGGGTCCAGCCGACCTCCTGGGTGATCTCGCGGAGCGTCGAGCCGCGGCGGCCGATCACCATCCCCGGCTTCTCGGCCTCGATGACGACCTCGCCGGTGTCCTCGTGGAAGTCGAGGTCCGTCACCCCGGCGTCGTCCGGGATCACCTCTCGGACCTCGTCCTCGGCCCGCGCGGGCGGGGAGAGGGCGCTCGGGTCCGGGCGGACCGTGATCCGCTTGCGGAGCTTCGAGGCGAGCCGTCGGATCAGGTCGCCGTCGCCGGCGAACCGCTTGGGGTCGCGCGTGTACACGACCAGCTCCGGGCCCTCGTATTTGACATCTGTGACCGTGATGTCGTTCGGAATCTCCTGTTCGATCTCCGATTTCAACGTATCGAGTTGCTTATCGACTTGACTCATATCTCACTGCGGGTCGTCG
This genomic stretch from Halorubrum hochsteinianum harbors:
- a CDS encoding beta-CASP ribonuclease aCPSF1 — its product is MSQVDKQLDTLKSEIEQEIPNDITVTDVKYEGPELVVYTRDPKRFAGDGDLIRRLASKLRKRITVRPDPSALSPPARAEDEVREVIPDDAGVTDLDFHEDTGEVVIEAEKPGMVIGRRGSTLREITQEVGWTPEVVRTPPIESSTVSNVRGFLKNEREERRDILERVGRQIHREEMSDDEWVRITTLGCCREVGRAAFILSTPETRILIDCGDKPGAEGEVPYLQVPEALGAGAATLDAVILTHAHLDHSALVPLLFKYGYDGPIYTTEPTRDLMGLLTLDYLDVAAKDGRTPPYESAQVREAIKHTIPLEYGDVTDVAPDVKLTFHNAGHILGSAVTHFHIGDGLYNVAFSGDIHYEDTRLFNGAVNDFPRVETLVLESTYGGRNDYQTDQEDSEEALKEVINETYEQGGKVVIPAFAVGRSQEIMLVLEEAMREGEIPEMPVHLDGMIWEATAIHTTYPEYLRDDLRDRIFHEDENPFLADQFNHIDAGEDERQDVADGDECIVISTSGMIEGGPIMSWLRHIGPDPDSNLVFVGYQAQGTLGRRIQNGWDEIPVDGWGGGSRGDTLTLEMGTEVVDGFSGHADRQGLENFVKTMNPRPEKVLCVHGDESSVQDLSSSLYHDYNMRTFAPKNLETFRFK